A stretch of the Argentina anserina chromosome 6, drPotAnse1.1, whole genome shotgun sequence genome encodes the following:
- the LOC126800312 gene encoding protein SODIUM POTASSIUM ROOT DEFECTIVE 2-like, translated as MGKLSLGRVLDSLCLSSGSSSCFCMNYSDENQYEFEKSPLIPGEKDQFMRLKDVVAGKQTLAFQLKPKMVKLRVSMHCNGCARKVEKHISKMEGVTSYKVDLESKMVVVIGDVLPYEVVQSVSKVKNAEIWNSP; from the exons ATGGGGAAGCTTAGTTTAGGGAGGGTGCTAGACTCTCTTTGTCTTTCTTCTGGTTCAAGTTCTTGTTTCTGCATGAACTACTCTGATGAAAACCAATATGAGTTTGAGAAGAGTCCATTGATTCCTGGTGAAAAGGATCAGTTTATGAGACTCAAGGATGTTGTTGCAGGAAAACAAACTCTGGCATTTCAACTCAAACCCAAG ATGGTGAAGTTAAGGGTCTCCATGCACTGCAACGGATGTGCCAGGAAAGTCGAAAAACACATTTCAAAGATGGAAG GGGTGACTTCTTACAAAGTAGACCTGGAAAGCAAGATGGTGGTTGTGATCGGAGATGTTCTGCCTTATGAAGTGGTGCAGAGTGTGTCGAAGGTAAAAAATGCCGAGATTTGGAACTCGCCGTGA